In Girardinichthys multiradiatus isolate DD_20200921_A chromosome 18, DD_fGirMul_XY1, whole genome shotgun sequence, a single window of DNA contains:
- the il10ra gene encoding interleukin-10 receptor subunit alpha: MDIKIKALFPVFLVLYINHVSGTAIPPPKKLNVHMSDGEVTVLWEHPKNAPSEAVYNVQMGKYGDEWDNVSSCTGITRNFCFISTHIHDYRVAYKVRVQLVRGNQKSEWKVQKKFFINQSELLPPSFTLWATSSTLTVYVHEKSILRKIFPYGVAYTLYLDEIDQENKTTTVYLRDDEGKEQRNKTFRGLHWGRKYCVSVKVEDVSGPSTSSVSDKQCLLLPEQEFYIIAASSLSIMGILAFATIMISIVLCYLKRPAKTPIALKSPISGWQPLSVAEGTVEVVTDKGWFLSSNRTDTKTSVKIPETNVTILEDGEENRRTSLDSGVNVEADSQADNEGGPRATQEDSGCGSMGGPESSAHSHTDYPLRDDSMEAEDVRKREDSGMGMSCQLHSSSLNLDTQDTEPLVETVIVGNYCTQSPSNMQIQTRDSEKMLKQIPAHSMLAEVVTGYKAGPQSCICSETGQCSWCHRHGNYRPEGTKLCGTVRMENLLLGGTSDLVDSTRSSKTHIDHVITNLEASFLELTETFPLLKSKYEQDSNMNNLCLSLYDVQLTTD, encoded by the exons ATGGATATAAAAATCAAGGCACTGTTTCCTGTCTTCTTAGTTCTTTACATCAACCATGTTTCAG GAACAGCCATACCGCCGCCTAAAAAACTGAATGTCCATATGTCAGACGGGGAAGTAACGGTTCTGTGGGAACATCCTAAGAACGCCCCGTCAGAAGCAGTGTATAACGTTCAAATGGGAAA GTATGGTGATGAGTGGGATAATGTATCCAGCTGCACTGGCATCACAAGGAACTTTTGTTTCATTAGTACTCACATACATGACTATAGGGTTGCCTACAAAGTCAGAGTTCAGCTGGTCAGAGGAAATCAAAAGTCTGAATGGAAAGTCCAAAAGAAATTTTTTATAAATCAAA GTGAATTGCTGCCTCCCTCCTTTACTCTGTGGGCTACTTCCAGCACACTTACAGTTTACGTTCATGAAAAATCCATCTTGAGAAAAATCTTTCCATATGGAGTTGCCTACACTTTGTATTTGGATGAAATAGATCAAGAAAACAAG ACTACCACAGTTTACCTGAGAGACGATGAGGGTAAGGAACAGAGGAACAAGACTTTCAGGGGTCTCCACTGGGGAAGAAAGTACTGTGTCAGCGTCAAAGTCGAAGACGTCAGTGGCCCCTCAACCAGCAGTGTGTCTGATAAACAGTGTCTGCTCCTCCCAGAACAAG AATTTTATATAATTGCTGCATCATCCTTATCTATAATGGGGATCCTGGCATTTGCTACTATTATGATCAGCATTGTGTTGTGTTACCTAAAACGCCCTGCAAAAACACCCATTGCATTG AAATCCCCTATCAGTGGCTGGCAGCCACTCTCTGTCGCAGAAGGGACCGTAGAGGTGGTTACAGACAAGGGATGGTTTCTTTCTAGTAACAGAACTGATACAAAAACCAGTGTGAAAATCCCTGAAACCAATGTTACAATATTAGAGGACGGCGAGGAGAACAGGAGGACCAGCTTGGACAGCGGGGTCAACGTAGAGGCTGACTCCCAAGCAGACAATGAAGGAGGACCTCGAGCGACACAAGAGGACAGCGGCTGCGGGAGCATGGGAGGACCAGAGAGCTCTGCCCACAGTCACACAGATTATCCTCTGCGGGATGACAGCATGGAAGCAGAGGATGTCAGGAAGAGGGAAGACAGTGGGATGGGCATGAGCTGCCAGCTCCATTCCTCTTCCTTAAACCTTGATACTCAGGACACAGAACCTCTTGTGGAGACTGTCATTGTGGGAAATTACTGCACCCAGAGCCCGTCTAACATGCAGATCCAAACCAGAGATAGTGAGAAGATGTTGAAACAGATCCCTGCACACTCAATGTTAGCTGAAGTGGTAACGGGATACAAAGCTGGGCCTCAGTCCTGTATCTGCTCAGAAACAGGCCAGTGCAGCTGGTGCCACAGACATGGCAATTACAGACCTGAAGGAACCAAACTATGTGGAACTGTCCGTATGGAAAACTTGTTGCTTGGTGGGACAAGTGACCTGGTGGACTCAACCAGATCCAGTAAAACACACATAGACCATGTCATAACGAACTTAGAAGCTTCATTTTTAGAACTGACTGAGACATTCCCCCTGTTGAAATCAAAATATGAACAGGACAGCAATATGAACAATTTGTGCCTCTCTCTCTATGATGTTCAGCTTACAACTGACTAA